The Candidatus Dependentiae bacterium genome includes a window with the following:
- a CDS encoding OmpA family protein, which translates to MQKKLLVFVTLFIIVLSGCGKKKVKREHPANLAAAVDMPVPSKGQPKVSFFDEDLGAFEDVETLVLDEENAQKGAKNDVLALGELDQNDEDVLVVYFDYDSPKVRDDQKAKLASVKKQVDTWVDEGKKVVVKGHSCTWHGTKDYNLALSNQRASDLAQTLVGDSAKGNVKVFGVGNEELAAFENTFEGQAPNRRVEIYAINA; encoded by the coding sequence ATGCAAAAAAAATTATTAGTTTTCGTTACTCTATTCATAATTGTCCTATCAGGGTGCGGAAAAAAGAAGGTAAAGCGGGAACATCCTGCAAATTTAGCAGCTGCAGTTGATATGCCGGTCCCGTCAAAGGGCCAGCCTAAAGTGAGTTTCTTTGATGAGGATTTGGGTGCATTTGAAGATGTAGAAACATTGGTTTTAGATGAGGAAAATGCACAAAAAGGCGCAAAGAACGATGTTTTAGCGCTTGGCGAGCTCGATCAGAATGATGAAGATGTACTCGTTGTTTATTTTGACTACGATAGCCCAAAAGTCCGGGACGACCAAAAAGCAAAACTTGCGTCCGTAAAAAAACAAGTTGATACATGGGTAGATGAAGGGAAAAAGGTTGTCGTTAAAGGGCATTCATGCACCTGGCACGGTACCAAAGATTATAACTTAGCGCTTTCAAATCAACGTGCGAGTGATTTGGCTCAAACCCTAGTTGGAGATTCTGCTAAAGGGAACGTTAAAGTATTTGGCGTAGGCAACGAAGAACTTGCCGCTTTTGAAAATACTTTCGAAGGCCAAGCGCCAAACCGTCGTGTAGAGATTTATGCGATTAATGCATAA
- a CDS encoding Rne/Rng family ribonuclease — protein MKKIIINVAAWQTRVAILRDGQLQNIYFSSPVSTTLEQSYFKGVVTTILPGIQTAFVDIGQEKAGFLHISEIDRELAIDRMSSTVDLDDAPQQRESHHRQAMDIGKILKEGEHILVQVSKEPVYEKGAKLTTCFTLPGRFIVLMPNIPRIAISKKIEEREERIRLKEILMKNLPEGMGAIIRTTSQNRTEKEIVQDVQYLTDIWQTIMHEYQKAKPQQKIHEDLPLPLRMIRDHLDDDVEEVIVDDKQTQADVYKFVKKIAPEYMYKVKLYSGPQNIFEKYQIDKQIEQALSHKVPLRSGGSLIIETTEAMTVVDVNTGKYIGKANLEDTILKTNLEAAEEVVRQLRLRNIGGLIVIDFIDMASSGNQQKLMRFLEKTLKERDKFQSVVLKVSEFGLVQMTRKRSGKTLLQELTRACSCCHGLGFVKSTQMQCYAILSEIREKLQKMRGTKHIEITFNPTIFDYITTIEYNAILAFEKELGLKITLMSNPEMPVGEFHIK, from the coding sequence ATGAAAAAAATTATAATTAATGTTGCCGCGTGGCAGACACGAGTTGCAATTCTGCGCGATGGACAACTGCAAAACATTTACTTCTCTTCGCCAGTGAGTACGACGCTTGAGCAATCGTATTTCAAGGGCGTGGTTACCACGATTCTACCCGGAATCCAAACAGCGTTTGTCGATATCGGGCAGGAAAAAGCTGGGTTCCTTCATATTTCTGAGATAGACCGCGAGCTTGCTATAGATAGAATGAGCTCAACAGTCGATCTTGACGATGCACCCCAACAACGAGAATCGCACCATCGCCAAGCAATGGACATTGGTAAGATTCTTAAAGAAGGCGAGCATATTCTTGTGCAAGTCAGTAAAGAGCCTGTGTATGAAAAAGGTGCGAAATTAACCACCTGTTTTACGCTACCCGGCAGATTTATTGTCTTAATGCCAAATATTCCACGCATCGCGATCTCAAAAAAAATCGAAGAGCGCGAAGAGCGCATCCGGCTCAAGGAGATTTTGATGAAAAATCTTCCTGAAGGGATGGGCGCAATTATTCGTACCACTTCGCAAAATCGAACAGAAAAAGAAATCGTGCAAGATGTTCAGTACCTTACTGATATCTGGCAAACGATTATGCACGAATATCAAAAAGCAAAACCCCAACAAAAAATTCACGAAGATCTTCCGCTGCCATTGCGCATGATTCGTGATCATCTTGATGACGATGTTGAAGAGGTCATCGTTGACGATAAACAAACACAGGCGGATGTTTATAAGTTTGTAAAAAAAATAGCACCGGAATATATGTACAAAGTGAAACTCTATTCTGGCCCCCAAAATATTTTTGAAAAATATCAAATCGATAAGCAAATTGAGCAAGCGCTCTCACACAAAGTACCACTCAGATCGGGCGGATCGCTCATTATTGAAACCACTGAGGCGATGACGGTAGTCGATGTAAACACCGGAAAATATATCGGCAAGGCAAATCTTGAAGATACGATTCTCAAAACCAACCTTGAAGCTGCTGAAGAAGTGGTGCGTCAGTTACGCTTGCGCAATATTGGTGGTTTGATCGTTATCGACTTTATCGATATGGCTTCATCTGGAAACCAACAAAAGCTAATGCGCTTTTTGGAAAAAACACTCAAAGAGCGTGATAAATTTCAATCGGTTGTACTTAAAGTTTCTGAATTCGGCCTTGTGCAAATGACGCGTAAACGTTCTGGCAAAACATTATTGCAAGAATTAACACGCGCATGCAGTTGCTGCCACGGGCTTGGTTTTGTTAAATCGACACAAATGCAATGCTATGCAATTCTTTCTGAAATTCGAGAAAAATTGCAAAAAATGCGCGGCACTAAACACATCGAAATTACCTTCAATCCAACCATTTTCGATTATATAACGACGATCGAATATAATGCCATCTTAGCTTTTGAAAAAGAATTGGGATTAAAAATTACGCTGATGAGCAATCCAGAGATGCCTGTTGGGGAGTTCCATATAAAATAA
- the gatB gene encoding Asp-tRNA(Asn)/Glu-tRNA(Gln) amidotransferase subunit GatB: MSGKTSVLDAYPAYRVDIGIEVHVQLTTKSKIFCTCSNGFATEPNINICETCSGQPGALPRLNAQVVEYAIMTGLATNCTISPESTFDRKHYFYPDLPKDFQITQNYLPICTDGFVTIHLEDGSKKNIRLIRIHMEEDAGKNIHAQTGESFVDLNRAGTPLLEIVSHPDINSAYQAREYLQMLHKTVKYLNVSTGNMEEGAFRADTNISVRKKDDPNLGTKVELKNINSFKFIGDAIEYEIERQIELLEDGGAVKQETRLWDTKERKSVPMRSKEELADYRYFSEPDLPIVAIDQKRIDAIKATLPELPAQKLERLMREKNLSAYEAEILVDAPELANYFEKAYSINPSKQIINWILRDLLSYLKEEKLELTASKVTPEKLAELVALIDKGTINNRAAQEIFMHVAQSGKNPSALVKELGLEQVGASAELESIIKELIEAHPEQTAQYKAGQQKLFGFFVGAAMQKTQGKGNPKVIQELLKKYLS, from the coding sequence GTGTCTGGCAAAACTTCGGTTCTTGATGCATACCCCGCTTACCGTGTTGATATTGGTATAGAAGTTCACGTACAGCTTACCACAAAAAGTAAGATTTTCTGCACATGTTCAAACGGGTTTGCAACCGAGCCAAATATCAATATTTGCGAAACCTGTTCAGGCCAACCGGGAGCTCTGCCCCGCCTCAACGCTCAAGTAGTTGAATACGCTATTATGACCGGCCTTGCTACAAACTGCACCATTAGTCCAGAATCTACATTTGATCGCAAACACTATTTCTATCCAGATTTGCCAAAAGATTTTCAAATTACCCAAAACTACTTGCCCATTTGTACTGATGGATTTGTTACCATTCATTTGGAAGATGGCAGCAAGAAAAATATTCGCCTTATTCGTATTCATATGGAAGAGGATGCTGGAAAAAATATTCATGCACAAACGGGCGAAAGTTTTGTGGATTTAAATCGCGCAGGCACTCCGCTTCTTGAAATTGTCAGCCATCCAGATATTAATAGTGCTTATCAAGCGCGAGAATATCTGCAAATGCTTCATAAAACGGTGAAATATTTAAATGTTTCTACCGGCAACATGGAAGAAGGAGCATTTCGCGCAGATACCAATATTTCGGTGCGAAAAAAAGACGATCCAAATCTTGGTACCAAAGTAGAACTTAAAAATATTAACTCGTTTAAATTCATTGGCGATGCTATCGAATACGAAATTGAACGACAAATCGAATTGCTCGAAGATGGCGGCGCTGTAAAACAAGAAACGCGACTTTGGGATACAAAAGAACGCAAATCTGTTCCAATGCGCAGCAAAGAAGAGCTTGCCGATTATCGTTATTTTAGTGAGCCGGATTTGCCTATCGTTGCAATCGATCAAAAAAGAATCGACGCGATCAAAGCTACCCTTCCTGAACTTCCTGCACAAAAACTTGAGCGCCTTATGAGAGAAAAAAATCTCTCTGCATATGAAGCAGAAATTTTAGTTGATGCGCCAGAACTCGCAAATTATTTTGAAAAAGCATATTCCATCAATCCAAGCAAACAGATCATTAACTGGATCTTGCGCGACCTCTTAAGCTATTTAAAAGAAGAAAAACTTGAATTAACGGCAAGTAAAGTTACTCCCGAAAAATTAGCGGAACTCGTCGCGCTCATCGATAAAGGCACGATTAATAATCGGGCAGCACAAGAAATTTTTATGCACGTCGCGCAATCGGGAAAAAACCCTTCCGCTCTCGTTAAAGAACTTGGGCTGGAGCAAGTTGGTGCTTCTGCGGAACTTGAATCGATTATTAAGGAACTTATTGAAGCTCATCCTGAGCAAACGGCACAATATAAAGCTGGGCAGCAAAAACTTTTTGGATTCTTTGTCGGAGCTGCGATGCAAAAAACGCAGGGCAAAGGAAATCCAAAAGTGATTCAAGAACTGCTCAAAAAATACTTAAGCTAA
- the tsaD gene encoding tRNA (adenosine(37)-N6)-threonylcarbamoyltransferase complex transferase subunit TsaD, translating into MAGRLILGIETSCDETAAAVYSSDDGLRSNVLYSQTEIHKEYGGVIPELASRSHLEKINSIVRRALEHGGVTLDVIDAIAVTVKPGLPGSLLVGLSFAKAIAWAKKKPIIGIDHLEGHIFSSFLEKSLPFPYLCLSASGGHTALYLVKNFGEFQIIGQTLDDAAGEAFDKIAKLMGLGYPGGPLIEKYAQEISFEDFFHYPRGNPHTLDFSFSGLKTAVLYDLVKRGWYDLPAKSLLATMNFENKKQVASSLLVCISKMFEQKIELALKEFSYVRGISFVGGVACNRFIKAKLAQLANKHNLPFASPSPAFCTDNAAMIAFVGNYKAEQNKFDTYSLDIF; encoded by the coding sequence ATGGCGGGACGATTGATTTTAGGGATAGAAACTTCATGTGATGAAACGGCGGCAGCTGTGTATTCAAGTGATGATGGCCTTCGTTCCAATGTTTTATATTCTCAAACGGAAATCCACAAAGAATACGGCGGCGTTATTCCTGAGCTTGCATCGCGCTCTCACTTGGAGAAAATAAATAGCATTGTACGGCGCGCGCTGGAACACGGGGGCGTGACTCTCGATGTTATCGATGCCATTGCCGTAACGGTAAAACCGGGATTGCCCGGATCACTTCTGGTTGGTCTTTCATTTGCAAAAGCTATAGCATGGGCCAAAAAAAAACCGATTATTGGCATTGATCATCTTGAGGGACATATTTTTTCATCATTCTTGGAAAAATCTTTACCATTTCCCTATCTTTGTTTATCAGCGTCAGGCGGGCACACGGCGCTCTATCTAGTTAAAAATTTTGGTGAATTTCAAATAATTGGACAAACGCTTGACGATGCGGCGGGCGAAGCGTTTGATAAAATTGCAAAACTAATGGGGCTCGGATATCCAGGCGGTCCATTAATAGAAAAATACGCTCAAGAAATTTCGTTTGAAGATTTTTTTCATTATCCGCGCGGTAATCCACATACACTCGATTTTAGTTTTTCAGGATTAAAGACGGCAGTTCTTTACGATTTAGTAAAACGCGGTTGGTATGATCTACCAGCAAAATCACTTTTGGCTACTATGAATTTTGAAAACAAAAAGCAAGTTGCCAGTTCTCTTCTTGTTTGTATTAGTAAAATGTTTGAGCAAAAAATTGAACTTGCATTAAAAGAGTTTTCATATGTGCGCGGTATTTCTTTTGTTGGTGGTGTTGCGTGCAATCGATTCATTAAAGCAAAGTTAGCCCAGTTAGCAAATAAACATAACTTGCCATTTGCGAGCCCATCGCCAGCCTTTTGCACCGATAACGCAGCTATGATTGCATTTGTGGGAAATTATAAAGCTGAGCAGAATAAGTTCGATACCTATTCTCTCGATATTTTTTAA
- a CDS encoding DUF2062 domain-containing protein yields the protein MIQRFLLFIKQTVTPSISAQLAARSWCVGMFVAWSPFLGLQTILAIILSYFFSLKASITLTASFMINNIWTVIPISLANYNFGLFLFEKVLHRTPPKNPAFFAPIELWLQTRLAIPTPSLWPFLIGGTILAFIISCAAYPFVKRFLLYFSKH from the coding sequence ATGATACAACGTTTCCTACTATTTATAAAACAGACCGTTACTCCTTCGATATCAGCCCAGCTGGCCGCCCGCTCGTGGTGCGTGGGTATGTTTGTCGCTTGGTCACCCTTTCTCGGGCTGCAAACGATATTGGCTATTATTCTTTCTTATTTTTTTTCGCTCAAAGCATCTATAACGCTCACCGCTTCATTCATGATTAATAATATTTGGACCGTTATTCCTATTTCTTTAGCAAATTACAATTTTGGCCTCTTTCTGTTTGAAAAAGTTCTTCATCGAACACCGCCAAAAAATCCAGCATTTTTTGCACCGATTGAACTCTGGCTTCAAACACGGCTGGCAATACCAACGCCAAGCTTATGGCCGTTTCTTATTGGCGGAACGATTTTAGCTTTTATTATTAGTTGCGCAGCATATCCTTTTGTTAAGCGCTTTTTGTTGTATTTCTCTAAGCATTAA
- the smpB gene encoding SsrA-binding protein SmpB — protein MKILAQNKKAFFDYEILDHIEAGIVLTGDEVKSMRAGHISLVGAYATIYRGELFLINCTVAPYAQAYQKKDETKTRSRKLLVHRRELNRIAGDISRKGVTILALKIYLNEKNLIKVDLGIGKHKKAGDKREAIKEKDLKRESQRELKNKY, from the coding sequence ATGAAAATTTTAGCGCAAAATAAAAAAGCTTTTTTTGATTATGAAATTCTCGATCACATCGAAGCAGGAATTGTGCTCACCGGGGATGAAGTAAAATCGATGCGGGCCGGGCACATTTCGCTTGTTGGTGCCTATGCGACGATTTACCGAGGAGAGCTTTTTTTAATCAATTGCACCGTGGCACCGTATGCGCAGGCGTATCAAAAAAAAGATGAAACAAAAACTCGTTCACGAAAACTTCTCGTTCATCGGCGCGAACTTAATCGAATCGCCGGCGATATCTCTCGCAAAGGAGTTACGATCTTAGCACTCAAAATTTACCTGAATGAAAAAAATCTCATTAAAGTAGATTTGGGAATTGGTAAACACAAAAAAGCTGGCGATAAACGAGAAGCAATTAAAGAAAAAGATCTCAAGCGCGAATCGCAACGCGAGTTAAAAAATAAATATTAA
- a CDS encoding metallophosphoesterase produces MNRLFLKIAWPIASIAHLASAAPSFESLALLERQISVLPEKTFRFMPTFLSLDQLRATIATYRAQRVIEQRNAPWIDARSSNGLFAQKLIVPQDSKILFFGDIHGSVHSIVRMFNSCIKQGIVNDQLAITQPNTYFVFLGDYVDRGFYSIETLNTLLQFAIRNPGKVILLRGNHEDEMMNRSFGFGQELTTKFPEIAAADNSLIYKLFDLMPSVLYLGAGINNNFDIIQCCHGGIEIGFNPQKLLEHSSHKTFQAIDRIERASAIRALPQALKKPILDTIPAQEICGCSLSAPTSPTHLGFLWNDFIEKDTLYTSSAIGYKEDRGWVLGKILTKHFLSMHSAANAHIRTIFRAHQHHGSMLEMMKENQGIVPLWNGLVYTFVSSPVNGMNIHFDSYGILSVGKSFDEWKMKHCIITKNGIDYKEMPKLIN; encoded by the coding sequence ATGAACCGACTATTTTTAAAAATAGCATGGCCTATTGCTTCGATTGCCCACTTAGCAAGCGCAGCTCCTTCATTTGAATCACTAGCGCTTCTGGAGCGTCAAATTTCGGTATTGCCGGAAAAGACCTTCCGCTTCATGCCAACCTTTCTTAGCTTAGATCAGTTGCGAGCGACAATAGCCACTTATCGGGCACAACGAGTAATCGAACAACGCAACGCTCCATGGATAGACGCGCGTTCTTCAAATGGTCTTTTTGCGCAAAAGTTAATCGTACCGCAAGACAGCAAAATTCTTTTTTTTGGTGATATTCATGGATCAGTCCATTCGATCGTACGAATGTTTAATTCTTGCATAAAACAAGGAATCGTGAACGATCAACTCGCGATTACACAACCAAATACTTACTTTGTTTTTCTGGGAGACTATGTCGATCGCGGTTTTTACAGCATAGAAACGCTCAATACTCTTTTACAATTTGCAATACGAAATCCTGGCAAAGTGATTTTACTGCGCGGCAACCATGAAGATGAAATGATGAACCGTTCATTCGGGTTTGGCCAAGAACTTACTACAAAGTTTCCGGAAATTGCCGCAGCCGACAATTCACTAATCTATAAATTATTTGATTTGATGCCCTCTGTGCTCTATTTAGGCGCAGGAATAAATAATAATTTTGATATTATTCAATGTTGCCACGGGGGTATTGAAATTGGATTCAATCCTCAAAAATTACTAGAGCATTCATCACACAAAACTTTTCAAGCAATTGATCGAATCGAGAGAGCAAGCGCCATTCGCGCATTGCCGCAAGCGTTAAAAAAACCAATTCTCGATACGATTCCCGCGCAAGAAATATGCGGCTGTTCGCTCTCAGCTCCAACTTCGCCTACGCATCTTGGATTTTTATGGAACGATTTTATTGAAAAAGATACGCTGTATACATCATCTGCAATTGGCTATAAAGAAGATCGCGGTTGGGTGCTTGGTAAAATTCTAACCAAACATTTTCTAAGTATGCACAGCGCCGCAAATGCTCACATTCGCACAATTTTTCGCGCGCATCAGCACCATGGATCAATGCTTGAAATGATGAAAGAAAATCAGGGAATTGTTCCACTCTGGAACGGATTGGTTTATACCTTTGTTTCATCCCCTGTTAACGGAATGAATATTCACTTCGACTCGTATGGGATTTTAAGCGTTGGTAAATCGTTTGACGAGTGGAAAATGAAGCACTGCATTATTACAAAAAATGGCATCGATTACAAAGAGATGCCAAAACTCATCAACTAA
- a CDS encoding hydroxyacid dehydrogenase → MKMLFFECEPLQEASFRTAFSKDQLFFFSEPLNEKTVPGNHSDAEVISVFTSSCVTKKVIDQFPNLAFLLTRSVGCDHIDLDALKMRGILFSNIAHYADRSVAEYAFALIFNLARKINPAAKRTSQEHSISLQGLRGFDLYEKTIGVIGTGNIGSNVIRIAHCLGMKTIAFDIVQNPELKEFGTIYLSLEELLKTADIVSIHVPLTEKTHHLINEQNISLIKKGAYLINTARGGIIQTHALITGLQKNILAGAALDVLEDESVTIEPLQFVSQKHPNESQLKNIVENNYLLNHPHVLITPHNAFNSNEAIDRLTHETIAAIEKFKNSVSSK, encoded by the coding sequence ATGAAAATGTTATTTTTTGAATGTGAGCCTTTGCAAGAAGCTTCTTTTCGCACTGCTTTTTCGAAAGACCAACTATTTTTCTTTTCGGAACCATTGAATGAGAAAACCGTTCCAGGAAATCACAGCGATGCGGAAGTTATTTCAGTTTTCACCTCTTCCTGCGTCACCAAAAAAGTTATCGATCAATTCCCCAATCTTGCATTTCTTCTCACACGATCGGTAGGTTGTGACCATATTGATTTAGATGCGCTAAAAATGCGCGGCATCTTATTCTCAAATATTGCACACTATGCGGATCGCTCAGTTGCTGAATACGCGTTTGCATTAATCTTTAATCTCGCACGCAAAATTAATCCTGCCGCTAAAAGAACTTCGCAAGAACATTCAATTTCGCTGCAAGGTTTGCGCGGATTCGATCTTTACGAAAAAACCATAGGCGTTATTGGTACCGGAAATATCGGCAGCAACGTCATTCGGATTGCACATTGCCTTGGCATGAAAACAATCGCATTCGATATCGTTCAAAATCCAGAACTTAAAGAATTTGGAACAATCTATCTATCTCTAGAAGAATTATTAAAAACTGCCGATATAGTCTCAATTCATGTGCCATTAACAGAAAAGACTCATCATTTAATAAATGAACAAAACATTTCGCTCATAAAAAAAGGCGCTTATTTAATAAATACCGCACGGGGAGGAATTATTCAAACGCATGCATTAATAACCGGTTTACAAAAAAATATACTTGCGGGCGCAGCCCTTGATGTACTGGAAGACGAAAGCGTCACAATCGAACCTTTGCAGTTCGTTTCGCAAAAGCACCCCAATGAATCGCAGCTAAAAAATATCGTAGAAAATAATTATCTTCTTAATCATCCACATGTTTTAATCACCCCCCATAATGCGTTCAATAGCAACGAAGCAATTGATCGTCTTACGCACGAAACTATTGCAGCTATTGAAAAATTCAAAAATTCAGTGTCTTCAAAATAA
- a CDS encoding HAD-IC family P-type ATPase, which yields MYIKPPYQETVQALSEYFKTNLTDGLSTQQAQYGLKEYGLNQLPEKKPVSLFRIFLRQFESPLIYVLAAAASIIMILGNSIDALIVSVILFFNALIGTIQEGRTQTLLASLKNYLKTEALVVRDGKQIIIPSKEVVPGDIIIIQQGEQVPADSRLINAHLLMVDEALLTGESMGVNKTANAIADERGIANQSNMVFKGTYVLSGNASALVVAIGAKTEVGKIGTLAETIHTDMPLKKDLDRISLWVLIFIVTACIFLFIIGIWHGRSWTDLLIILSALFICVVPEGLPVVFTLTLVNGAYQMAKKNIVVKRLQAVEGLGRTSVIVLDKTGTLTKNEMMVSRVYTNHHWYEITGQGYHPQGSMISDGSIIKNIHEHPNLDLMAQTTSLLNRTQMNIDQKTGLYSLKGDPTQAALYVFSQKAGYDPAQLRNQYIFYAEIPFQADLRYQADFYLKDNKLIALIVGSPELVMNRSTITTQDDKNALADLLRGGLRTIAAAYKEFDLPTKKELSGEVLKNMISENLIFLGFFGLQDTIRPEVSDMIKQARASGLCVVMATGDHQGTALYVAKAVGIYKEGDTAIDGPEFKKLSAQELTKESKVATVYSRLSPENKLQLIEAYHQRRQVVAMTGDGVNDAPSLVAADIGIAMGRIGTEAAKEVADIILLDDSFASIMDAIAYSEHMFSTLRRVILYFFATNLAEVLLILFSLGLNIATLPLNAVQIFWLNLVTDGFLNVALAVEPQEKNHYLKVSHRRTTLIDKSLLLKTFYLSLPMAIGSLGVFLWYQSTSIPLAQTMALVTMALYQWMNAWNCRSQHLTNFQIGFFSNHWLIAATSFVLFLQLLLVYAPFMQRFFHTVPLTLNQWFLIFILTSSLVIIEEARKFIAQFLQQKGMQ from the coding sequence ATGTATATTAAGCCTCCCTATCAAGAAACCGTTCAAGCCCTTTCTGAATATTTTAAAACAAATCTAACCGATGGCCTTTCTACTCAGCAAGCGCAATACGGTTTGAAAGAATATGGGCTCAATCAGCTACCGGAAAAAAAGCCGGTTTCACTGTTCCGAATTTTTTTAAGACAGTTTGAGAGTCCACTTATCTATGTACTCGCTGCCGCTGCAAGCATCATAATGATTCTTGGAAATTCAATTGATGCATTGATTGTTAGCGTTATTCTTTTTTTTAATGCTCTCATTGGAACAATCCAAGAAGGAAGAACGCAGACGCTCCTTGCTAGTTTAAAAAACTATTTAAAAACTGAAGCTCTGGTAGTGCGCGATGGAAAGCAAATTATTATTCCATCGAAAGAAGTTGTCCCTGGGGATATTATTATCATCCAGCAAGGAGAACAAGTACCAGCCGATTCTCGACTCATTAATGCTCATCTACTTATGGTTGACGAAGCATTACTCACTGGTGAATCTATGGGCGTTAATAAAACTGCTAATGCTATTGCAGATGAACGCGGCATTGCAAATCAATCAAATATGGTTTTCAAGGGAACGTATGTGCTTTCTGGAAATGCTTCCGCACTCGTTGTTGCGATAGGTGCGAAAACTGAGGTCGGAAAAATTGGAACTCTTGCAGAAACTATTCATACCGATATGCCGCTCAAAAAAGATCTTGATCGCATTTCGCTCTGGGTGCTCATTTTTATTGTAACCGCATGTATATTCCTATTTATTATTGGCATTTGGCATGGTCGCTCATGGACAGATTTACTCATTATTTTGAGCGCTTTATTTATCTGTGTCGTTCCTGAAGGGTTGCCAGTTGTTTTCACATTAACACTAGTTAATGGTGCATATCAGATGGCAAAGAAAAATATCGTAGTAAAAAGACTTCAGGCAGTGGAAGGATTGGGACGCACTTCCGTTATCGTACTCGATAAAACCGGGACCCTTACCAAAAATGAAATGATGGTTTCTCGAGTTTATACAAATCATCATTGGTACGAAATTACCGGTCAGGGTTATCACCCCCAAGGTTCAATGATCAGTGACGGTTCCATCATAAAAAATATACATGAGCATCCAAATCTCGATCTCATGGCGCAGACAACCTCATTGCTTAATCGAACCCAAATGAATATAGATCAAAAAACAGGACTCTATTCCCTTAAAGGCGATCCTACACAGGCAGCTTTATACGTTTTTTCTCAAAAAGCAGGCTACGATCCGGCTCAATTGCGTAATCAATACATATTTTATGCTGAAATACCTTTTCAAGCAGATTTGCGTTATCAAGCAGATTTTTATCTGAAAGATAATAAACTTATAGCCCTCATAGTGGGCTCTCCTGAATTGGTGATGAATCGCTCAACTATAACAACGCAAGATGACAAAAATGCTCTCGCTGATTTGCTTAGAGGCGGGCTTCGTACGATCGCTGCAGCGTATAAAGAATTTGATTTACCAACGAAAAAAGAACTCAGTGGAGAAGTATTAAAAAATATGATCTCAGAAAATTTAATATTTTTGGGATTCTTCGGCCTACAAGATACCATTCGCCCAGAAGTTAGCGATATGATCAAGCAAGCTCGCGCGAGCGGCTTATGCGTAGTGATGGCAACCGGCGATCATCAGGGTACAGCGCTTTACGTCGCGAAAGCGGTTGGCATTTACAAAGAAGGCGATACGGCAATTGATGGGCCAGAATTTAAAAAATTGAGCGCGCAAGAACTTACTAAAGAATCAAAAGTAGCAACAGTTTATTCACGTCTTTCGCCAGAAAATAAACTGCAACTTATCGAAGCTTATCATCAACGGCGCCAAGTCGTAGCGATGACGGGAGACGGAGTAAATGATGCGCCTTCGTTGGTTGCCGCAGATATTGGAATTGCCATGGGAAGGATTGGCACTGAAGCTGCAAAAGAAGTTGCTGATATAATTCTGCTGGACGATTCATTTGCAAGTATTATGGATGCGATCGCCTACAGTGAACATATGTTTTCCACCCTCCGGCGTGTAATTCTTTATTTTTTTGCCACTAATCTCGCGGAAGTCCTGCTCATACTTTTTTCACTGGGTTTAAATATAGCCACATTACCACTGAATGCGGTGCAGATTTTTTGGCTTAATTTAGTTACTGATGGTTTTTTAAATGTCGCGCTCGCAGTTGAGCCACAGGAAAAAAACCATTATTTGAAAGTATCGCACCGTCGTACCACACTCATTGATAAATCATTACTATTAAAAACATTTTATTTGTCTCTGCCTATGGCAATCGGTTCGCTCGGAGTTTTTTTATGGTACCAATCAACAAGTATTCCACTGGCTCAAACCATGGCCTTGGTCACCATGGCACTTTACCAGTGGATGAACGCGTGGAATTGCAGATCTCAACATTTAACTAACTTCCAAATTGGTTTTTTTAGCAACCATTGGCTGATTGCAGCAACCTCATTCGTTTTATTTCTGCAGCTCCTCCTGGTTTATGCGCCATTTATGCAGCGTTTCTTTCATACGGTACCCTTAACCCTAAACCAATGGTTTCTAATTTTTATACTTACTAGTTCATTAGTAATTATTGAAGAAGCACGCAAATTTATTGCGCAATTTTTGCAACAAAAAGGAATGCAATAA